In a genomic window of Onychostoma macrolepis isolate SWU-2019 chromosome 08, ASM1243209v1, whole genome shotgun sequence:
- the fpgt gene encoding fucose-1-phosphate guanylyltransferase, whose translation MAERLNIHLQKSTKDKLDKFKQMRGKKVQSDEFWDLVVITAVDEDQRSAYEIQITEKLERKELPLGINYHVFADPPGCKIGNGGSTLHSLQCLHDKYGKSLSGFKVILIHAGGFSQRLPSASALGKILTAVPLGTPSYQMLELKLAMYVDFPSHMKPGMLVTCADDIELYSVSDQENVVFDKSGFTALAHPSPLSIGTTHGVFVLEPAETPRICDMEYRTCSQFLHKPSIEQMFKCNAVCKREGEEFVYTDSTYYFDYGTAMTLLTLFSEISPLTCEIDAYGDFLQALGRRATVDYTENIANVTKKESGLVEIRRKIFHRLKGTRLNVILLNNSKFYHVGTTEEYLFHFTADPCLRAELGLLSAAFSVCDLEPSEKTRVCVTHSILHPSVSVSQGSVVEYSRLEARVKVGSRSIISGCWIGTDLTVPSDTFIHSLSVNLDGKTGFVTVVFGVKDDLKKSVSSPAHIKALSLFKVNLEDCVGHWGLFPEKVRFSGDTSMCSLWSACIFPVCSNLKDSFVMSLGMLKALDSGTSFTLPKKAILTSLQETLQNKNLEEMLKFRKELYEDILRGEFK comes from the exons ATGGCAGAGCGCTTAAACATCCATCTGCAAAAATCCACCAAGGACAAACTTGACAAATTCAAACAAATGAGAG GGAAGAAAGTTCAGTCTGATGAATTCTGGGATCTTGTGGTCATCACTGCAGTGGATGAGGACCAGAGGTCTGCTTATGAAATTCAGATCACTGAAAAACTGGAGAGGAAAGAATTGCCTCTTGGCATCAATTATCATGTGTTTGCAGATCCTCCAGGATGCAAGATTG GTAATGGTGGATCCACTTTACATTCACTGCAGTGCCTACATGATAAATATGGCAAGTCGCTGTCAGGATTTAAAGTCATCCTTATTCATGCAG GAGGATTCAGTCAACGTTTGCCCAGTGCCAGTGCCCTGGGTAAAATACTCACAGCTGTGCCCCTGGGAACCCCTTCATATCAAATGCTGGAGCTCAAACTCGCAATGTATGTTGATTTCCCCTCACACATGAAGCCGGGAATGCTGGTTACCTGTGCTGATGATATAGAGCTCTACAGTGTTTCTGACCAAGAGAATGTGGTGTTTGATAAGTCAGGTTTTACTGCCTTAGCGCATCCCTCCCCTCTCTCTATTGGTACCACTCATGGAGTTTTTGTTCTTGAACCAGCAGAGACGCCCAGAATTTGTGATATGGAATACAGAACTTGCTCTCAATTTCTGCACAAACCAAGCATCGAACAGATGTTTAAATGCAATGCCGTGTGCAAGAGGGAAGGAGAGGAGTTTGTTTACACTGACAGCACTTACTATTTTGATTATGGGACTGCTATGACCCTGCTGACCTTGTTCAGTGAAATCAGCCCTCTGACATGTGAAATCGATGCTTATGGAGACTTTCTTCAAGCCCTGGGGCGACGAGCAACTGTGGATTACACGGAAAACATTGCCAACGTCACAAAGAAGGAAAGCGGTCTCGTTGAGATTCGCAGAAAGATTTTCCATCGTCTCAAAGGCACAAGACTCAACGTCATCCTGTTGAACAACTCCAAGTTTTATCATGTCGGCACCACAGAGGAATACTTGTTCCACTTCACCGCTGACCCCTGTCTCAGAGCAGAACTCGGCCTGCTCTCTGCTGCCTTCAGTGTGTGCGACTTGGAACCATCGGAGAAAACTAGAGTTTGCGTGACACACAGCATCCTGCATCCCAGTGTGAGCGTGTCCCAGGGCAGTGTTGTGGAATACTCCAGACTGGAGGCTAGAGTTAAAGTCGGAAGTAGGTCTATCATCAGCGGCTGCTGGATTGGCACGGATCTAACAGTGCCGAGTGACACCTTCATACACTCTTTGTCTGTAAACCTGGATGGAAAAACGGGTTTTGTGACGGTGGTTTTTGGTGTTAAAGATGATCTGAAGAAAAGTGTATCCAGTCCTGCTCATATAAAAGCATTGAGCTTGTTTAAGGTTAATCTGGAAGACTGTGTTGGACACTGGGGTTTGTTTCCCGAGAAGGTCAGGTTCTCAGGAGACACATCTATGTGTAGTTTGTGGAGCGCCTGCATTTTCCCAGTGTGCTCCAATCTAAAGGATTCATTTGTGATGTCACTGGGGATGTTGAAGGCACTTGATAGTGGAACCAGTTTCACACTACCAAAAAAAGCCATACTAACCTCTTTACAAGAAACACTGCAGAACAAGAACCTGGAGGAAATGCTGAAATTTAGGAAAGAACTTTATGAAGATATTCTTAGGGGTGAATTTAAGTAA
- the lrriq3 gene encoding leucine-rich repeat and IQ domain-containing protein 3 isoform X2 — protein sequence MFPSKNGRDEFHKDVKMNSLEGYWAYLVNCSQSLILDHGYWTSESEKDLKDILMVRLSSLLLKSLDQIGSCRALRICILADNFLTRIEALMECTRLVKLDLKGNQIVQLPDASCWSNLKELQLLYLHDNNMSTRNNIKGLSGCLNLTALTLYDTPLSLKKSYRHCLVNSIWSLKALDNFVISDEEIIQNWSLPIQFKAMNQHFCVSLYPSTKSDSFEIEMKATYKIISDINRIQAVYSPTLIIQRWIRGHLIRKSLGLCSTKKRITSEKPFISMPLSTENDQVQSQSQKTMEEDTDDHPEQVLQDAASVKSNDSQQDIKAPCNTPQCSLSLKSEALLNTFDQDISVTVDLYNNEIEEGTFRVLGLKALVHQSEPLSDMLWSRKAAGQDVREAINRFHTQRPGLQPHSSAITSGKRLIGCCNDKISLTPFKVIERVHQAFDKARMQRHLAEKVTERQIDREVAKGHRDNFRGARRTEVRLRQEQERVDMEKTLTLQRAKLEQDIHHARQKHARFLEEKSMRIQEQEMVCSFSQQHNSLARAVLRYHTWKRGNQQ from the exons ATGTTTCCTTCAAAAAATGGAAGAGATGAATTTCACAAAGATGTGAAAATGAATTCCCTGGAGGGATACTGGGCCTATTTGGTAAACTGCTCTCAGTCTCTGATACTGGATCATGGCTACTGGACATCAGAGAGCGAGAAAGACCTGAAGGACATTTTGATGGTCAGATTGAGCAGTTTGCTTTTAAAGAGTCTGGATCAGATTGGATCTTGCAGAGCACTGCGAATTTGCATCTTGGCTGACAACTTTCTGACTAGGATCGAAGCTCTGATGGAATGCACTCGCTTGGTGAAGTTAGATCTGAAAGGAAATcag ATTGTTCAGCTCCCTGATGCTTCATGTTGGAGTAATCTGAAAGAATTGCAACTTCTATATCTACACGACAACAACATGTCAACCAGGAACAATATTAAAGGCCTGTCTGGCTGTTTAAACCTGACTGCTTTAACTCTCTATGACACCCCGCTCAGTTTAAAGAAGAGCTATAGGCACTGTCTGGTCAACAGCATATGGTCACTGAAGGCCTTGGACAACTTTGTTATCTCTGATGAGGAAATCATACAAAACTGGTCTCTTCCTATTCAATTCAAAGCCATGAATCAACACTTTTGTGTCAGTTTGTACCCATCTACAAAGTCG GATTCGTTTGAGATAGAGATGAAAGCGACATATAAAATAATCTCCGATATAAACAGGATTCAAGCCGTTTATTCCCCTACACTTATTATACAGCGCTGGATTCGAGGCCATTTAATTAGAAAAAGTCTTGG GCTTTGCAGTACAAAGAAACGGATAACGTCTGAGAAACCATTCATTTCCATGCCTTTGAGCACAGAAAATGACCAGGTACAATCCCAGTCTCAGAAAACCATGGAGGAGGACACAGATGACCACCCTGAACAA GTTTTACAGGATGCTGCAAGTGTTAAATCAAATGACAGTCAACAAGACATAAAAGCGCCATGCAACACCCCTCAGTGCAGTCTAAGTCTGAAATCTGAGGCCCTTCTAAACACATTTGACCAAG ATATCAGTGTGACTGTTGATCTCTATAATAACGAAATTGAAGAAGGAACCTTTCGTGTTTTGGGACTAAAAGCTTTGGTCCACCAGAGTGAGCCACTGAGTGACATGTTGTGGTCCCGTAAAGCTGCAGGACAGGACGTCCGTGAGGCCATCAACCGGTTTCACACTCAGAGACCAGGTCTACAGCCGCACTCTTCTGCCATTACTTCGGGGAAGCGTCTGATTGGttgttgcaatgacaaaatcAGCCTCACCCCCTTCAAAGTTATTGAAAGAGTCCATCAAGCGTTTGATAAAGCCAGAATGCAGAGACACCTTGCAGAGAAGGTAACTGAGCGCCAGATTGACCGCGAAGTAGCCAAGGGTCACCGAGACAACTTTAGAGGTGCTCGCAGGACAGAAGTGCGTCTGCGGCAGGAGCAGGAAAGGGTGGATATGGAGAAAACTCTTACTCTACAGAGAGCCAAGCTGGAGCAGGACATCCATCATGCACGTCAGAAACATGCCCGGTTTTTGGAAGAGAAGAGCATGAGGATCCAGGAGCAAGAGATGGTTTGCAGTTTCAGCCAACAGCACAACTCTCTAGCGAGGGCCGTGCTTAGATACCACACATGGAAACGTGGTAACCagcaataa
- the lrriq3 gene encoding leucine-rich repeat and IQ domain-containing protein 3 isoform X1, translating into MFPSKNGRDEFHKDVKMNSLEGYWAYLVNCSQSLILDHGYWTSESEKDLKDILMVRLSSLLLKSLDQIGSCRALRICILADNFLTRIEALMECTRLVKLDLKGNQIVQLPDASCWSNLKELQLLYLHDNNMSTRNNIKGLSGCLNLTALTLYDTPLSLKKSYRHCLVNSIWSLKALDNFVISDEEIIQNWSLPIQFKAMNQHFCVSLYPSTKSDSFEIEMKATYKIISDINRIQAVYSPTLIIQRWIRGHLIRKSLGLCSTKKRITSEKPFISMPLSTENDQVQSQSQKTMEEDTDDHPEQPKENEERDTEIQTLHVNLDKLMQTDYPEVLQDAASVKSNDSQQDIKAPCNTPQCSLSLKSEALLNTFDQDISVTVDLYNNEIEEGTFRVLGLKALVHQSEPLSDMLWSRKAAGQDVREAINRFHTQRPGLQPHSSAITSGKRLIGCCNDKISLTPFKVIERVHQAFDKARMQRHLAEKVTERQIDREVAKGHRDNFRGARRTEVRLRQEQERVDMEKTLTLQRAKLEQDIHHARQKHARFLEEKSMRIQEQEMVCSFSQQHNSLARAVLRYHTWKRGNQQ; encoded by the exons ATGTTTCCTTCAAAAAATGGAAGAGATGAATTTCACAAAGATGTGAAAATGAATTCCCTGGAGGGATACTGGGCCTATTTGGTAAACTGCTCTCAGTCTCTGATACTGGATCATGGCTACTGGACATCAGAGAGCGAGAAAGACCTGAAGGACATTTTGATGGTCAGATTGAGCAGTTTGCTTTTAAAGAGTCTGGATCAGATTGGATCTTGCAGAGCACTGCGAATTTGCATCTTGGCTGACAACTTTCTGACTAGGATCGAAGCTCTGATGGAATGCACTCGCTTGGTGAAGTTAGATCTGAAAGGAAATcag ATTGTTCAGCTCCCTGATGCTTCATGTTGGAGTAATCTGAAAGAATTGCAACTTCTATATCTACACGACAACAACATGTCAACCAGGAACAATATTAAAGGCCTGTCTGGCTGTTTAAACCTGACTGCTTTAACTCTCTATGACACCCCGCTCAGTTTAAAGAAGAGCTATAGGCACTGTCTGGTCAACAGCATATGGTCACTGAAGGCCTTGGACAACTTTGTTATCTCTGATGAGGAAATCATACAAAACTGGTCTCTTCCTATTCAATTCAAAGCCATGAATCAACACTTTTGTGTCAGTTTGTACCCATCTACAAAGTCG GATTCGTTTGAGATAGAGATGAAAGCGACATATAAAATAATCTCCGATATAAACAGGATTCAAGCCGTTTATTCCCCTACACTTATTATACAGCGCTGGATTCGAGGCCATTTAATTAGAAAAAGTCTTGG GCTTTGCAGTACAAAGAAACGGATAACGTCTGAGAAACCATTCATTTCCATGCCTTTGAGCACAGAAAATGACCAGGTACAATCCCAGTCTCAGAAAACCATGGAGGAGGACACAGATGACCACCCTGAACAA CCAAAGGAAAATGAAGAGAGAGATACAGAGATCCAAACACTTCATGTGAACCTCGATAAGCTGATGCAAACTGACTACCCAGAG GTTTTACAGGATGCTGCAAGTGTTAAATCAAATGACAGTCAACAAGACATAAAAGCGCCATGCAACACCCCTCAGTGCAGTCTAAGTCTGAAATCTGAGGCCCTTCTAAACACATTTGACCAAG ATATCAGTGTGACTGTTGATCTCTATAATAACGAAATTGAAGAAGGAACCTTTCGTGTTTTGGGACTAAAAGCTTTGGTCCACCAGAGTGAGCCACTGAGTGACATGTTGTGGTCCCGTAAAGCTGCAGGACAGGACGTCCGTGAGGCCATCAACCGGTTTCACACTCAGAGACCAGGTCTACAGCCGCACTCTTCTGCCATTACTTCGGGGAAGCGTCTGATTGGttgttgcaatgacaaaatcAGCCTCACCCCCTTCAAAGTTATTGAAAGAGTCCATCAAGCGTTTGATAAAGCCAGAATGCAGAGACACCTTGCAGAGAAGGTAACTGAGCGCCAGATTGACCGCGAAGTAGCCAAGGGTCACCGAGACAACTTTAGAGGTGCTCGCAGGACAGAAGTGCGTCTGCGGCAGGAGCAGGAAAGGGTGGATATGGAGAAAACTCTTACTCTACAGAGAGCCAAGCTGGAGCAGGACATCCATCATGCACGTCAGAAACATGCCCGGTTTTTGGAAGAGAAGAGCATGAGGATCCAGGAGCAAGAGATGGTTTGCAGTTTCAGCCAACAGCACAACTCTCTAGCGAGGGCCGTGCTTAGATACCACACATGGAAACGTGGTAACCagcaataa
- the acot11b gene encoding acyl-coenzyme A thioesterase 11b, with the protein MANEPSDPMPLEEPMFILGNGEMYRNQTEVKMSQIVLPCHANYCGELSAGQLLKWMDSTACLSAERHAGCSCITASVDDIHFETTIGVGQVVNITAKVNRAFTSSMEVGILVSCEDLFSDRQWKVCHAFATFVARRTESGKVQLKQLIPRTQAEQMEYSLAAERRRMRLIHAEIINDLLSSCSSQTVSECLDYQDAVPAERTRVESVELVLPPHANHQVSTFGGQIMAWMENVATISASRLCNAHPTLRSIDMFHFRGPSHIGDRLVLKAIVNNAFKKSMEVGVCAEAYQGGEPLRHINTAFMTFEVLDNDRKPCTLPRIRPEPVDGKRRFQEAIARKKIRLDRKYIISCKQSEVPLSVPWDPSNQMYLSYNNVSALKMLAARTNWVLTSEKHKVSLYTLEENQILCFKVETHVAVAAEQVFLLLSDLRRRKAWDHHYQECEVITDSHEDDTIYQVVTPSVTKGGKVQDFILLASRRRPCDSGDPYLIALRSVTLPAYPPTEDYNRGEVLCAGFSIWEEENSFTKISYYNQATPGVLPYISTDIAGLSSSFYCTFASCSAFLEENKDSLASLPTSTL; encoded by the exons ATGGCGAATGAGCCCAGTGATCCCATGCCGCTGGAAGAGCCCATGTTTATTCTGGGAAATGGAGAGATGTACAGGaaccaaactgaagtaaagATGAGCCAGATAGTCCTCCCCTGCCATGCAAACTACTGTGGAGAACTCAGTGCTGGGCAGCTGCTCAAGTGGATGGACTCCACCGCCTGCCTGTCTG CTGAGAGACATGCTGGCTGCTCCTGCATCACAGCCTCAGTGGATGACATTCACTTTGAAACCACCATAGG GGTTGGACAGGTTGTAAACATTACTGCTAAAGTCAACAGAGCCTTCACATCCAGCATGGAG GTCGGGATTTTGGTGAGCTGTGAAGATCTCTTCAGCGACAGACAGTGGAAGGTCTGTCATGCTTTCGCCACCTTTGTGGCCCGACGTACAGAATCAGGAAAG GTACAGCTGAAGCAGCTGATTCCACGCACGCAGGCAGAGCAGATGGAGTACAGCCTCGCAGCCGAGCGCAGGAGGATGAGACTGATCCATGCAGAGATAATTAACGATCTTCTCAGCAGCTGCTCCTCTCAGACAG TGAGTGAGTGTCTAGATTACCAGGATGCGGTGCCTGCGGAGCGGACTCGGGTAGAAAGCGTCGAGCTGGTGCTCCCGCCCCATGCCAATCACCAGGTCAGCACGTTTGGTGGACAAATCATGGCCTGGATGGAGAATGTAGCCACCATCTCTGCCAG TCGTTTGTGTAATGCTCACCCAACTCTGCGGAGCATAGACATGTTCCACTTTCGTGGGCCGTCCCACATTGGAGACAGACTGGTGTTGAAGGCAATTGTAAACAATGCTTTCAAGAAAAG TATGGAGGTGGGAGTGTGTGCGGAGGCCTATCAGGGTGGAGAGCCCCTGCGACACATCAACACTGCCTTCATGACCTTTGAGGTCTTGGACAATGACAGGAAGCCATGCACGTTGCCAAGGATACGGCCTGAGCCTGTG GATGGTAAAAGACGCTTTCAGGAAGCCATAGCCAGAAAGAAAATCCGTCTTGACAG GAAGTACATAATATCCTGCAAACAAAGTGAGGTTCCTCTCTCGGTTCCCTGGGACCCAAGTAACCAG ATGTACCTCAGTTACAATAATGTTTCGGCACTGAAGATGTTGGCTGCCCGGACTAACTGGGTCTTAACCTCAGAGAAACACAAG GTGAGTTTATACACACTGGAGGAGAACCAGATATTGTGCTTTAAGGTGGAGACTCATGTGGCTGTGGCGGCCGAGCAGGTGTTTCTGTTACTGTCTGATCTCAGACGAAGGAAGGCATGGGACCACCATTACCA AGAGTGTGAAGTGATAACTGACTCGCATGAAGACGACACCATCTACCAAGTTGTCACCCCCTCTGTGACTAAAGGAGGCAAAGTCCAGGACTTCATCCTCCTGGCCTCCAGGAGGCGCCCTTGTGATTCTGG AGACCCTTATTTGATTGCCTTGCGTTCTGTGACCTTGCCTGCGTACCCTCCCACTGAAGACTACAACAGAGGAGAGGTGCTGTGTGCTGGGTTCAGTATCTGGGAAGAGGAAAACTCTTTCACTAAG ATTTCTTACTACAACCAGGCCACTCCTGGCGTGCTGCCCTATATCTCCACTGACATCGCTGGGCTTTCCTCCAGTTTCTACTGCACCTTTGCCTCATGTAGTGCTTTCCTGGAGGAGAATAAAGACAGCCTGGCTTCCCTGCCCACCTCCACCCTGTGA